GGCATATTCCGGCCAATAGTCTGCGACCTTTGCATTCAGGTTGAGCTTGCCCTGATCTACAAGCATGTTGGCACAAAGCGCTGTCGCGCCCTTGGTACAGGAGAAGACAATCGAGACTGTGTCTTCTTCCCAGTCGGCGCCGTCGCGTTTTTTCTTGCCCCCCCAAAGATCGACGACCTTTTCGCCTTCAATGGTGATCGCTACATTGGCACCGACTTCATCCCGAGAGGTCAGGTTTTCGACAAAGGCCTCCACCACACCCGCGAATTTTTCATCACACACGCCTCTGACCGTGCCGCCAGGGGTGCTTTCGCTGATTGATGTGAGGCCCATGTCGTTTCTCCCGTTCTATTTTCTAGTTCTTGTTCTTTAGATGTGTGCAATGACCTTAATCTCAACCACTGCACCGGGGATCGCAAGCTCCGTCGTTCCCACCGCTGTCCATGCAGGATAGGGCTCTTTCACATAACGGTCTTTTACACCGATAAATTCCTGAATGTGCGAGCCTAGACCGATATGGAACGTCGTGATTTCAACAATATCGTCGAAAGTCGCCCCTGCTTCCTTAAGCACAAGCCCAACACTTTCAAATGCAAGCGTAAACTGCTCATCAAGGTTTTCAGGTGATTTGCCGTCGGGTCCGATGCCAATCTGACCGGACGCATAGACGCGATTGTCGATCACGGTGGCTGGGGCAAAGTGGAACACATCATAGTTTGTTTTCATGGCCTCAGGGACAACGGTCTTAAAATTGCTCATTGGGTTCCTCCAGCAGATTGGATTGGGGTGAATTAAAGCGTCGCAACAGGAGCGGCTTCAAACGTGATGAGAGCAGGCTGTAACCTTCTGGCGAAAGTGACAGCCCGTCCCAGCGAAAGATCTCATCGCGCATCTCTTCATCTTCCGTGAACATGAGAGATGCGACATCAAGGTAGATCACATCATCGCGCGCCGCCGCAAACGCTTCGATAAGACCATTGGCCCTTTTGGCCCCGAACCATCTGGCCGCCCGCATGGGCGACGGCCGAATAGAAATAAAGATAACAGGGGCCGAAACTTCATGCGCACGGAGCGCAGAAAGAAACACCTTAAAACCCCCAAGCAGTTCCTCAGGAGTGCGACCTTGAACATCTGCCATATCTTCTGCGCCAGCGATGACCACGACGGCGCGCGGTTGATACGGTTTGATGATGCGTGCTGCAAAATAGGTGAGATGATCCAGATAGGCCCCGCCAAAACCCCGGTTCAAAACCGGCAGCGGCGCCATGTCCTCTTCCAGCGTCTCCCAGAGGCGCACATCTCGCCCGCCCACAAAGACGATGCCGCCCTTCGGCGGCGGATTGGACACGTCCTGGCGCTCAAACTCTGAAATTTCGCCAGCCCAATAGTCTGGGCTACTGGATGCCAGCAACACATAAACCAGAAAGGCGAAAAGGAGCACGACAAAAACAGCAGCAGCAATACCGAGACGAATAAGTGTCTCCCGCATTACCCCTGCCTCTCTGTCTTTGTGTTAGAGCATTTCGAGCCAAAAGTTGACGGACTTTTGGCTCGAAAATGCGACCAAATAAAAGCCCTAGCGCTGAACAGTGAGAACAACTTTGCCCTTCACTTTTCGGCCACCCATGTCGGTAAGGGCATCGGCTGCGTTCTCAAGCGGATAGGTTGCTGAGATATGCGGCTTCAGCTGCCCTTTCTTGAACATATCCATTAGTTCCGCGAGATTTTCCTGATGCTCTGCAGGTTCCCGGCCCGTATAGGCGCCCCAGAACACACCGACAATCTGACAGTTCTTAAGCAGCGCCAGATTAAGAGGGATCTTAGGGATCGGGCCAGCTGCAAATCCGATTACCAGAAAACGTCCTTCCCAGGCCGTAGCGCGAAGGGCTGGCTCTGAATAGGAACCGCCAACCGGATCATAGACAACATCGGCACCCTGGCCGCCCGTCAGCTCTTTAATCTTGTCGGAGAACGCTTTTTGTTCGTCGCGGCTCATCTCTCCAGATGGATAAAGAATGGTCTCATCTGCGCCATGGTCACGACAGACCTGAAGCTTATCTTCAGTAGAAGCTGCAGCAATAACGCGCGCACCCATCGCTTTGCCAAGCTCAACAGCGGCAAGACCGACACCGCCCGCAGCACCCATCACGAGCAAGCTCTCGCCTGGCTGGATATTCGCACGGCGACGCAGCGCAAAATGCGATGTGCCATAGGTCATCAGGAACGCTGATCCGGTATTGTAATCCATCTCATCGGGGATTGGGGTGCAGCGAGCTTCGTCGACAACGATCTCTTCAACAAATCCACCCCAGCCACAAGATCCGATCACGCGGTCGCCTTCTTTGACGTTTTTGACGCCTGGGCCAACTTTGGCCACCCGGCCCGCAACTTCGCCACCAGGGGCGAACGGAAGCGGCGGCTTGAACTGGTACTTGTTCTCAATGATCAACACATCTGGAAAATTGACCGACGCAGCATGCACTTCAATAAGAACCTGCCCCTCGCCAGGTTCCGGACTGGGCACATCTTCGATAACCAGGCTCTCTGGTGGACCATATTCTTTGCAAAGGACGGCTTTCATGTGACCGCGGCTCCCTGTTCTTTTGATTGCGTTGCCGACATCTTACCCATCGCCCGCCAAAGTGCCACCGGGCAGATGATCCGTCCTAAAACAAGACAGAGCGTCTCGAAACGAGGAGCCATCCAGCGCTCTATAGACAAAAAATCCGCAGTTTTTTGCCAGTTTTTGGTTGGCACAGTGCTCGCACTCTTAGGGGCAAGACAGGATCAGGCACATTTGAGCGTTCAGCACCCGCTCACACCTACCTGGGAATTGCGCAGGACCGACCGCTGATGATCCTCATAGCCGTTGGTTCTAAGCAGGGGATACGGAGGCTTTCAGCAATGGAAGCCTCCGTTTTTGTTTGGCACCCCACACCTTCTGAAACTTGCACCGCCCCTCTTCATTGACTAAGCCATTGAGGCAATTGCAACAAAGACTAGGTGACCCTGTGCGTGGCTATTTCGGCATTGGAGCGGAAGAAATTTCAAAGCCCATGAACATGGGCAATATCATCCGGTCAGGACATGCTTTCGGGGCGAGCTTCGTCTTTACGGTGAATGCCTTTTACACGGTTAGAGCGGCTAAATCCGACACATCGAAAACACCAAACCACCTGCCCTATTACGAATGGGACAGCGTCGGCGACATGGCGTTCCCAAAAGGATGCCAGCTGGTCGGCATTGAACTGACCGACGACGCCATCGAGCTCCCAAGTTTTCGTCATCCGCTGAACGCAGCCTATGTCCTGGGGCCTGAGCGCGGCAGCCTATCTGGCGAAATGGTGGCCGCTTGCGACCATGTAATCAAAATCCCAACTGCCTTTTGCCTCAATGTGCAAATCGCTGGCGCCATCGTGATGTACGACCGGGTCAAATCTCTGGGGAGTTTCGCGGATCGTGCATTGATGCCGGGCGCACCTCAGGAGGAAAAGAAACCCCACCAGCATGGGGGACGGTTTCTGCGCTCGACCAAACCACGCGACAATAAAAGCGAGAAGACATGAGCAACGTTGTGAAATCCCTGCTGGTCTTCGGCCTGTTGTTGTCAGCGATAGCGATCACAACGCCGAGCAGCGCAAACACCGCTGAACCAGCATGGAAATTCAACCGGGACTTCAATGCTTGGTCCCACTCGCTTGATGCCATCGAAACAGAACTCGCGAAGCCGGAACATGCCGCAGAAAAGGACGAAGGCTTTCGCGAAACCCTGACGCAAATCAGAGCGGATGCTGTGACAGCCCGCGACACAGCGGCAGAATTTGCGACAAACTCAGAAGACCTGTTGGCCGCCTTGGGTACCCGGCCCGCCGAAGGGGAGCCCGAAGAAGCCCGCGATGTGCAGCAAAAGCGGCGCCAATATGAAGCCCAGGTTGCTGACTTCAGAGGACGCGCAGCACAAGCCCAACTCATTATCCGCCGGGTCGATACATTGACAGTACGACTGTCCGGGATCGAGCAGGGCCTGGCTGTCGCCACACTCCTCACACGGACGCCAAGCCCTCTCGGATGGGGACATCTGCAAGCAATTCCAACCGCTGCGTCTGAGTATTTCACCCGTCTTGCCATGGCGCCACTTGATTGGTGGCGGGCACCGACGGTTGAAAATCAGACAACATTTCAACGCCTAACGCCTATCGGCGTCCTCATCATTATTCTGGCCATCGCGCTCTTTGGACGGCGTCTTCTTGTGGATTGGCTAGGCCGTGATGTGCGAATTCCAGAACCGAGCTACACCCGCAGGCTTTTGGGCGCGAGCACAGAAGCACTCGCCAATGGACTGCTCCCAGCCCTTTTTGCGGTTCTGCTCTGGTTGACCTTCAACTTCGCTTTCTCGCTCAATGAAGGTCCTTTCCTCAATCTCGTAAATGGGATTGTAACAGCCCTCCTCATTGCGATTGCGGCATTGTCACTGCCCCGCGCAGCTCTCTCCCCCTCCCTGCCTAGCTGGCGGGTCGTCCCGATCAAACCAAAATATGCGCAACACCTGACTCAGCGCATCGGTGCTCTGGGCATTCTCTTTGGCGCAGACGTATTTGTAAGCTTCACAAGCGATCCAACAGATGCGTCCTTCCTGGCGATCTACAGCGCCGTCACCGCGACCCTTGAAGCGATCCTGATCATAGATCTTCTGCGCCCTGCATTGTGGCGCGCCGACCCTGATTGGAGCGCGGGTCGTACGGACGAAGATCAAGCGTCATCCCAGGCAAAGCCATCTGACCGCCGCCGCACATTGGCCTGGCAGGGCCTTCGCATTGCAATCGGCCTCATCGCCCTTACCGGTGCTGTCGCTGCCTGGGTCGGCTATACCGCTCTATCTGTCTATCTAATTGGCAACCTGATCGGCAGCGCACTAACCGTCGGCGCTCTTTTTCTGGCGCGCGCCCTTTTTGCCGAATGGATCGGCATCCTTATGCAGCGCAAAGAAGCTGCAGACTGGCTCGCCTTGTCCAAAGACGGCACCAGCACGGTCGCCTTCTGGTTGATCAGCTTCATGCAGGTGGCTGTTTACGTCACAGGTGTTGCGCTTGTCGCCGCAGTGTGGGGCATACCGCTCAATGACATCTGGACGATCACCTACAATCTCCTGACCGGCATTACCGTGGGTGGCGTCACTATTTCCTTTGCCGACATTCTGGAAGCTCTGTTTGTATTCATCGCCACACTCATCATCTTCCGGTTAATCAAGAAGCTGCTCCGCGAAACGGTTTTGCCACAAACGCGACTGGACGCCGGCGCGCAATATTCAATTGCCACAGTCTTTGGCTATGTCGGGATCATCACAGCGGTGCTTCTCACCGCCACCACTTTGGGTGTTGAATTTCAAAGCCTGCTGATAATCGCAGGCGCTTTGTCTGTCGGCATTGGCTTTGGCCTGCAGAACATCGCCAACAATTTCATCTCCGGCCTGATTCTACTGTTTGAAAGACCAATCAAGGTCGGCGATCTGATCGAGATTGGCGATACGCTCGGCCACATCACTCACATCAATGTGAGACGGACGGAAGTCGAGACCTTCCAGCGTGCGGAAGTGATGATCCCGAACTCGGAACTGGTGGCGACATCAGTGATCAATTGGACCCACTCAGATCGCAAAGCACGGATTGAGATCAATGTTGGCGTCGCCTATGGCTCAGACACTGAGCTTGTCCGCGAAACTCTGGTGAAAGCGGCTGAGAATGTGGACAAAATCGTCTCCTGGCCGAGCGCCGACGTATTGTTCCTGGATTTTGGCGACTCAAGCCTTAACTTCCAGCTGCGGTGTTTCACGAACGATGTATCCTCTCGAATTACAACCTCATCCAGCCTGCGCTTTGAAATTGATCGCCTGTTCAGAGAAGCCGGGATCGAAATTCCCTTCCCACAACGTGTTGTTCATATGGCGCCGAAGAGCGACGGCGAGGAATAAACTGACAAACTACCCTGCTTAAGCGGCTGGCAATGAGCCGCAGAGCCCGGTATGATTCTCCTCAAGCCTTATGGCTAGGGGGTCTCAAAAGCGTATTGCGCCTTACCAGATTCAACTAGGGGCAAAAAAACGCGCAAGCTTGGCGCGATTTTTAGCTCCGATTAGGCGCAACACGCTCTAGGCAAGACAGATGGAAAAATGATGCGGTTCTCAAAGCTTACAAAACTATTCCTCGCCACAGTGACAGCTGTCTGGTTTGGTGTTTCCGCCGCAGCGGCAGAGGAACCCAAACTTCTGGGCAAATATTCAGATTGGGCAGCCTACAGCTATGGATCCGGGTCCAGTCGAATCTGCTATGTCATGTCTGAGCCAAAAGAAATGCGGCCGCGCGGCGCCAACAGAGGCGATGTCTTCCTGATGATAACGCACCGCCCAGGCCAGAATGTGACCAATGAAGTGTCCATGCGGGCAGGCTATCCGTTTTCTGACCGCTCTCGGCCTTTCGCCCAGATCGGTTCTGACAAATTCCAAATGTTCAGCGGTGTTTCTGAGGGCGGCGAAAACCGCTATTGGGCATGGCTGAAGGACACAAGCGACGAAGACCGGATGGCGACCGCAATGCGCCGCGGCAGCTCCATGACGGTCAAAGGCACGTCCCAGCGGGGAACGCTCACAACCGATCGCTATTCTTTGTCCGGCATTACGGCCGCTCTGAACAAAATCGACGATACCTGCAGGTAAAACGGCTGAAATCTGGGATTCATGAAGCAGGTTAAGGCTGGGCATCACAGAGGATGGCGCCCTGGCCTCAGCCCGTGCTATGACGCGCCTCATCGATATCCCTAAACGCCCCACCTCCACTATGTGTAGGGGCTTGCGAAGAGAGCCTGATGGCAACCGTTCTCAACACCACGGACAGACAGCGACCTCATAGCCGACGCCTAAAAGCTGCGATGGCCGACGGCCCAATGTCACTTGTTGGTCTGACCCGCGAGGAGCTGGGCGACGCCCTGCGTGAGGCTGGAGTTGCCGAGAAACAGATCCGCATGCGTGTTGGCCAATTGTGGAATGCGCTCTATCACCACGGGCACCAGGACTTCGCCCACGTCACAACTCTTTCAAAAGACCTGCGGGCGACTTTCGCCGAGCGCTTCACGCTGACGCGGCCGGAAATTGTCACCGAACAGATTTCAAACGATGGCACCCGCAAATGGTTGATCCGACTGCCCTCGACAGACCCGCGCGCGCCCGCTCCCGAAGTAGAAGCCGTTTACATTCCCGAAGAGACCCGCGGCACACTGTGCATCTCCAGCCAGGTCGGCTGCACCCTTAACTGCACCTTCTGCCATACGGGCACGCAAAAGCTTGTGCGCAACCTGACAGCTGGCGAGATTGTTGCCCAGGTACTGATTGCACGCGATGCTTTGGAAGAATGGCCGAGCCCCCAGGAGGGCCGCAAGATCACAAACGTCGTGCTCATGGGCATGGGCGAGCCGCTCTACAATTTCGATAATGTGAAGCAGGCAATGGAGATCGTCTCCGACGGCGAAGGCCTTTCCATCTCTAAGCGCCGCATCACCCTCTCAACGTCCGGCGTCGTGCCAGAGATTGAACGCGTCGGCAATGAGATGGGCGTCATGCTCGCCATCTCCCTCCATGCGGTGAACAATCCCACCCGCGACGAGCTCGTGCCCATCAACAAAAAATATTCCCTGAACGAGCTGCTGAAAGCCTGTCGGGAATTTCCCGGTGTTTCTAATGCGCGGCGAATTACGTTTGAATATGTGATGCTGAAAGGCGTGAATGACAGCCTCGCAGACGCGAAGGAACTGGTGCGCCTGTTAAAAGGCATTCCTGCCAAGATCAACCTGATCCCTTTCAATGCCTGGCCCGGCGCTCCGTACGAGTGCTCTGACTGGGAACAGATTGAAAAATTTGCCGATATTGTGAACCGGGCGGGCTACGCAAGCCCCATCCGCACACCGCGTGGTCGCGACATCATGGCGGCCTGCGGGCAACTGAAATCCGCCAGCGAAAAAATCAAAGCGAGCCAGATCTCCGCTTAAGGAGTCGCAGCCGGATAAGAACCTGGTCTAAGCTTCATCCCTCTTATCGCATGTAGGGAATGCTCAATGTCCAACACTCAGTTCACCGTGAAAGAAATCTGGCGTTACCCTGTGAAGTCCATGCAGGGCGAACAATTAGCCGAAACGGTTCTAACAACTGGCGGTGTGCCACTTGACCGTGGCTGGGCGGTGCGAGACGAAGCCACTCAAACCATTGTGGGCGCAAAGAAAATCGCTGAGCTGCTTAACTGCAGCGCTCGATATATTGATGGCACCAATGCAGGTGCCGTGCCCCACGTGGAAATCACGTTGGCCGACGGCAACACAGTCCGGTCCGATGATGAGCAGGTGCATGCAAAACTTTCTACATCGCTCGGCCAGGACGTGACCCTGTGGCCACTGCAGCCCGCAGACAACAAAGAGCATTACCGAACAAAGAATGCACCAGAGGACATGGAAACGGAGATGCGCGCCGTCTTTGCCCTTGAGCCTGGGGAGCCGTTGCCGGACTTCAGCTCTTTCCCACCAGATATCCTCGGTGAGCTGATGGAATTCGCGACACCCATCGGCACCTATTTTGACGCCTTCCCCCTCGACATTCTGACAGAGGCGTCCCTGCGTCACCTGCAAACACTGACACCCGACTCCAATCTGGATATCCGTCGCTTCCGCCCGAACATTGTGGTTGGCGACAGCGGCAACACAGTCGGGCTGGAGGAAGCGTCCTGGGTCGGCCGCTCAGCCTCTATTGGCAATGCGAGGATTGACGCGGTGATGGAATGTCCCCGCTGCATCATGACGACCCGCGCACAAGGCAATCTGCCTCGCGACGCCTCCATCATGCGGGCCATGGTCGCCCACACCGCCCAAAACCTCTCCATCTATTGCAACATCTCAAAGCCCGGTCGTGTCGCAAAGGGCGACACAATTACGCTAGGCTGAGTTCAGCGGCGCACCGCCCACTCGATCGCGGTTTCCATACGATCATTGCCCCAGAAGAGCTCATCACCCACGGTGAAGCTCGGCGCGCCAAAAATTCCCATATTCCAGGCACGATCCGTTTGCACTTTCAGGCAGTCTTTGTTTTCCGGTGCATAGGCTATCTCTGTTACCGCGACGGGGTCCTGATCGAGCCTCTCCAACAGACCTGCAATGACAGCATCATCTGAGATAATTTGCCCATCCACAAAATTGGCGCGATAAACCGCGCGCACAAAATCTGGCCCCCAGCCTGCCTCCATGCCGAGCAGCGCTACGCGAGCAGCTTTCAATCCGTTTTGCGGAAAAAGCTCTGGCTTGTTGAACTCCAGACCATCTGCCTCACAAATGCGCGCCACGTCCCGCCACATATAGCGGCCTTTCTGCTCAAACACATTGAAGGGAGAATCGGTAAGCCCCTGTTTTCCGAAAACTGGCCCAAGCAAAAAGGGCCGCCAGATCACCTCAATTCCCGCCGCAGACGCCACTTTCTCCACCCGCATGGACGCGGGATAGGAGTAAGTGCTCGCAAACTCAAACCAAAATTCAACAGCACTCATGTGTTATTCACCTGTTTTCTTTCGCGCTCACGCAAACGCTTGTTTCTTATTGCCTGCCACTCTATCAAATGCGGTTCGTGAAGCTAGATCGAGCATTTCCAGCTGAAGGGGTTCCAGTTCAGCGGTTCGGAAATGCGACCAATGAAAGGTTAGAGGGGTTTCTCAGATCAATCTGATGAACCACTCATAGACACCCATGCCGCCTCTCCGCCAATTTGCCGAGCATCCACAGCGTCAAAAGCTGAATGATGAAGTCCACTCGCGTCCACCTGCCGACATTCCAGGCGCGCTCATCTGTTCACATCTGGCATTTGTGACCGGCGAAAATGGGCATGCGGAAGAAAAAGTCTCGCTCAAATCTCTGGCGAGTCTGTTTGGCGCGGCCATCCCCGACAGTTTTGGCAACCACCTGACGCTGGACCTCGGGCCTTTTCAACTCACCTGGGAACGCCATACGGAGTTTTCCACCTATACATTCTTTGAGCATTTACAGAGTAGGGAGCATATCGGCAATCGGTTTGCCCATGCGCCGGTATCGCGTATTCCCGACAGATGGCGCGAACAGATCAAGGGAGAGCTGCTGGTCGCCATCAACCTGATAGTGACACCACAGCCCAAGGCATCAACATCAGATTTGCTTAGCGACGCCTTTGGCGACAACACCCTTGTCGGGGGGTCTCTTGCCGGGGGCGGCGCAGCCGCCTGGACAGATCTGACCCTTGATGCACAAGGCTGTTCCCGTATCCTGGTTGCAAACGAAAGCCTAAAGCCTGGGCGCGCAGGGCGCCTTGTACAACGGCTTTTGGAAATTGAAACCTATCGCATGATGGCACTGATGGCCTTTCCGCTCGCCCGTGCCATCGCACCAGAAATTTCGGAGATGGAACAGGAACTGGCGACGGTTGCCGGTGAAACAACCAGCATCACATCGCTGGCAGACGAACAGCACCAGCTCAGCCAGTTGACAGCTTTGGCCGCGCGCATTGAAACAATGACCGCCCGGACAGACTTTCGCTTCTCCGCATCGCGCGCCTATCATGCATTGGTTGAAGAACGCATCGCTGACTTGGACGAAACGAAACTTGCCGGCATTCAGCAACTCGCAACCTTCATGGATCGCCGCCTGAGTCCGGCCATGCGCACTTGTGCGTCTGTGGCAAGTCGCCTCGACAAACTTTCAGAGCACATATCCCGTGCATCGGGCTTGCTGCATACCCGTGTCGAGATCGCCGTGCAGGAGCAGAACCAGAACCTGCTCGCGTCCATGGAATCGCGCGTGCGCATGCAAACGCGTCTTCAGGAAACAGTAGAAGGCCTTTCTGCTGTTGCCATTTCCTATTACCTGCTGGGCATTGTGAACTACATGCTGAAGGCAGCGGCCAAAGTGGGCAGCCCCGTCGACCCAACGCTTGCCACAGGTATCGCTGCACCGTTTGTAATCGGTGCCGTCTATTACGGCGTGCGGCAGGTAAGAAAACGCCTTACCCGCGCCAAATGAAGTAGGTGACCGCCGTCGCAGCCACCGCCAGGAGGGCGAGAGTTGCAAATGCACTGGTAAAGGCAAAGGCACCCATCAGAAACCCGACCAGTGGATAAAGCACCAACCAAGAACTGTGCGAGAGCGCATATTGCGCTGCAAAGAGTTCGGCTCTATGGGCACTGTCAGCAGCACGTGTAATGACACGGCCCACCGGCGTCATGGAAAGCGCCGTGCCAAATCCAAGCAATGCCCAAATAGAGACAAACCCTTCAAAGGCAGGCGTCGCGCCAGCGATCACTAAAGCAAGCGCAATGGTAAGTCCCCCGAGCAGCATGGCGTTGAGGTCGGTGAGCATGTCGAGCAGTTTGGGAAGCACCAATGCCGCAAGAATAGACCCCGCACCAAAGCCCGCCATCGCATAGGCAACCTGAGCGTCTGCGAGCCCGAGCCCATCTTTCACATAGAGAACCGTCGCTACGATCGCCGTGGCGCTTCCAGTCGCAATCGCAAAGTAGAGCGTGAAGACGCCGGTGAGTTCCCTGCTGGCGAAATAGAGACGCAGGCCGCGGGTGACTTTCTCAAACGGTCTGGGCTCCTCTGTGGCAGCGCCAGACTGAGGCTGCGGGATGCGGCCCAAGAACAACAGCAGCGCAGAGACAAGGAACGCGATCGCATTCAGCTCAAACAGCAGCTCAAACGCCGCAAAGCCCAAGAAGAATGCCGCCAACAAGGGACTGGCAATATTTTCCAGCTCAAACGCGATCCGATTGTAGGAAAGAGCTTTCGTGTACTGCCCTTCGTCGGTCAGAACATCGGGGATTGTCGCCTGAAAGATCGGGTTGAAAGCTCCCTCAGCCACCGCGATGATCGAAACAAGCGCATAGACCTGCCAGGAAGCATCAATCAACGGATAAAGCGCGATGAGCCCCGCACGAAAGAGGTCGATGGAGGCGAGCAGTGCTCTGCGGGAAAACCGGTTGGCATAGGCACCCGCGATGGGCGCCACAATCATCTTCACCACCATTTTAAGGCCAAGCGCCGTCCCCAGCACAAGACCAGCCCGAGCCGGGTCCAGCTCATAAACCAAAAGTGCAAGCGCAACCGTCGTGAGCCCCATACCAATGAGTGCGAGAGACTGAGCAGCGAAAAGCCGCCGAAAAGTGGGATTTCTTAAGGGTGAAGAGCCGGACATTCCCCTTAGATACCTGATCAGGCACCAAGAACCCAGAAAGACCCGAAAAACTCACCATCTGCGGCGGTCACAGCGCTTGCGAGGGTTCTTGAATTGCCTATAGTGCGCGAAAATCACCACCCTTAAAGGCTGGAACCCAAAAGCGGGATTTATCATGAGCGACATCAATAAAGTCGTGCTTGCCTATTCAGGCGGACTCGACACCTCGATCATTCTGAAATGGCTGCAAGAAACCTACGACTGCGAAGTCGTAACCTTCACAGCAGACCTTGGACAAGGCGAAGAGCTGGAGCCTGCCCGTAAAAAAGCTGAAATGCTTGGGATCAAGGAAATCTACATTGAAGATGTCCGTGAAGAGTTCGTCCGGGACTATGTCTTCCCTATGTTCCGGGCCAATGCGCTTTACGAGGGTGTCTACCTGCTTGGCACCTCCATTGCCCGGCCGCTCATCGCCAAGCGTCAAATCGAGATTGCTGCCGAAACAGGCGCCGACGCCGTCTGTCATGGCTCAACAGGTAAGGGCAACGACCAGGTCCGTTTTGAGCTTGGCTACTACGCCCTGAACCCTGAAATCAGGGTTATTTCGCCCTGGCGGGAGTGGGATCTCGATTCCCGGACGAAGTTGATCGACTATGCCGAGAAGCATCAGATTCCGATCGCAAAAGACAAACGCGGCGAAGCACCTTTCTCAGTGGATGCAAACCTTCTACACATTTCCGCTGAAGGCAAAGTGCTGGAAGATCCTGCTGAGGAGGCACCGGAATATATTTACAGCCGCTCCGTCGCGCCTGAAGACGCGCCCGACAAACCGACCTATA
The DNA window shown above is from Parvibaculaceae bacterium PLY_AMNH_Bact1 and carries:
- a CDS encoding RidA family protein (Derived by automated computational analysis using gene prediction method: Protein Homology.); its protein translation is MSNFKTVVPEAMKTNYDVFHFAPATVIDNRVYASGQIGIGPDGKSPENLDEQFTLAFESVGLVLKEAGATFDDIVEITTFHIGLGSHIQEFIGVKDRYVKEPYPAWTAVGTTELAIPGAVVEIKVIAHI
- a CDS encoding GDSL-type esterase/lipase family protein (Derived by automated computational analysis using gene prediction method: Protein Homology.) — encoded protein: MRETLIRLGIAAAVFVVLLFAFLVYVLLASSSPDYWAGEISEFERQDVSNPPPKGGIVFVGGRDVRLWETLEEDMAPLPVLNRGFGGAYLDHLTYFAARIIKPYQPRAVVVIAGAEDMADVQGRTPEELLGGFKVFLSALRAHEVSAPVIFISIRPSPMRAARWFGAKRANGLIEAFAAARDDVIYLDVASLMFTEDEEMRDEIFRWDGLSLSPEGYSLLSSRLKPLLLRRFNSPQSNLLEEPNEQF
- a CDS encoding NADPH:quinone oxidoreductase family protein (Derived by automated computational analysis using gene prediction method: Protein Homology.), producing MKAVLCKEYGPPESLVIEDVPSPEPGEGQVLIEVHAASVNFPDVLIIENKYQFKPPLPFAPGGEVAGRVAKVGPGVKNVKEGDRVIGSCGWGGFVEEIVVDEARCTPIPDEMDYNTGSAFLMTYGTSHFALRRRANIQPGESLLVMGAAGGVGLAAVELGKAMGARVIAAASTEDKLQVCRDHGADETILYPSGEMSRDEQKAFSDKIKELTGGQGADVVYDPVGGSYSEPALRATAWEGRFLVIGFAAGPIPKIPLNLALLKNCQIVGVFWGAYTGREPAEHQENLAELMDMFKKGQLKPHISATYPLENAADALTDMGGRKVKGKVVLTVQR
- a CDS encoding RNA methyltransferase (Derived by automated computational analysis using gene prediction method: Protein Homology.), coding for MRGYFGIGAEEISKPMNMGNIIRSGHAFGASFVFTVNAFYTVRAAKSDTSKTPNHLPYYEWDSVGDMAFPKGCQLVGIELTDDAIELPSFRHPLNAAYVLGPERGSLSGEMVAACDHVIKIPTAFCLNVQIAGAIVMYDRVKSLGSFADRALMPGAPQEEKKPHQHGGRFLRSTKPRDNKSEKT
- a CDS encoding mechanosensitive ion channel (Derived by automated computational analysis using gene prediction method: Protein Homology. GO_component: GO:0016020 - membrane [Evidence IEA]; GO_process: GO:0055085 - transmembrane transport [Evidence IEA]), with the translated sequence MSNVVKSLLVFGLLLSAIAITTPSSANTAEPAWKFNRDFNAWSHSLDAIETELAKPEHAAEKDEGFRETLTQIRADAVTARDTAAEFATNSEDLLAALGTRPAEGEPEEARDVQQKRRQYEAQVADFRGRAAQAQLIIRRVDTLTVRLSGIEQGLAVATLLTRTPSPLGWGHLQAIPTAASEYFTRLAMAPLDWWRAPTVENQTTFQRLTPIGVLIIILAIALFGRRLLVDWLGRDVRIPEPSYTRRLLGASTEALANGLLPALFAVLLWLTFNFAFSLNEGPFLNLVNGIVTALLIAIAALSLPRAALSPSLPSWRVVPIKPKYAQHLTQRIGALGILFGADVFVSFTSDPTDASFLAIYSAVTATLEAILIIDLLRPALWRADPDWSAGRTDEDQASSQAKPSDRRRTLAWQGLRIAIGLIALTGAVAAWVGYTALSVYLIGNLIGSALTVGALFLARALFAEWIGILMQRKEAADWLALSKDGTSTVAFWLISFMQVAVYVTGVALVAAVWGIPLNDIWTITYNLLTGITVGGVTISFADILEALFVFIATLIIFRLIKKLLRETVLPQTRLDAGAQYSIATVFGYVGIITAVLLTATTLGVEFQSLLIIAGALSVGIGFGLQNIANNFISGLILLFERPIKVGDLIEIGDTLGHITHINVRRTEVETFQRAEVMIPNSELVATSVINWTHSDRKARIEINVGVAYGSDTELVRETLVKAAENVDKIVSWPSADVLFLDFGDSSLNFQLRCFTNDVSSRITTSSSLRFEIDRLFREAGIEIPFPQRVVHMAPKSDGEE
- a CDS encoding hypothetical protein (Derived by automated computational analysis using gene prediction method: Protein Homology.), yielding MMRFSKLTKLFLATVTAVWFGVSAAAAEEPKLLGKYSDWAAYSYGSGSSRICYVMSEPKEMRPRGANRGDVFLMITHRPGQNVTNEVSMRAGYPFSDRSRPFAQIGSDKFQMFSGVSEGGENRYWAWLKDTSDEDRMATAMRRGSSMTVKGTSQRGTLTTDRYSLSGITAALNKIDDTCR